A single genomic interval of Aedes aegypti strain LVP_AGWG chromosome 1, AaegL5.0 Primary Assembly, whole genome shotgun sequence harbors:
- the LOC110674464 gene encoding uncharacterized protein LOC110674464 isoform X2, with the protein MALITVVLVFLHLSSIYCQTFKENEDCDYKVADIIYPPPLHTTNKNDGSFTDWIPYSSDDSTGDGWLENAFIPMPLWDTGDSTSDNTLILPGLNSNDTSFDLPYDSVHVVEDSGFYRDLPINNSGRYPMRPIAMPAVSHPLNTVSIARRPQIIPLYKGPESADGTMDKMASTTNVKPLKKKKAVSTTTATAITEAAGKIRLRRKRPVSAMPETTTIMMPTMTTRQKLKRKITTTTESFRKRRTTTSSLTD; encoded by the exons ATGGCCTTGATAACAGTTGTTCTAGTTTTCCTTCACCTG TCTTCCATCTACTGTCAAACCTTCAAAGAAAACGAAGATTGCGACTATAAAGTCGCAGACATAATATATCCGCCTCCATTACATACCACTAATAAAAACGACGGATCTTTTACCGATTGGATACCATACTCGTCGGATGATTCAACCGGTGATGGATGGCTTGAAAATGCATTCATTCCAATGCCGCTTTGGGATACTGGTGATTCGACTTCAGACAACACATTAATCCTTCCGGGATTGAACTCAAACGATACTTCCTTTGACCTTCCATATGACAGTGTCCACGTGGTGGAAGACTCCGGATTTTATCGTGATCTGCCTATCAACAATTCGGGCCGTTACCCCATGAGACCCATAGCTATGCCAGCAGTCTCCCATCCCTTGAATACAGTTTCAATTGCTCGACGTCCCCAAATCATACCATTGTACAAGGGACCGGAGTCAGCAGATGGAACGATGGACAAAATGGCTTCAACAACGAATGTAAAGCCGTTGAAGAAAAAGAAAGCTGTAAGCACTACTACGGCCACAGCAATCACTGAGGCAGCAGGAAAAATTAGGCTGAGACGAAAACGACCAGTTTCGGCGATGCCGGAGACCACGACGATCATGATGCCGACGATGACGACTCGTCAAAAGCTGAAACGGAAGATAACCACTACGACTGAATCTTTTAGGAAACGGAGAACAACAACGAGTTCACTGACCGATTGA
- the LOC110674464 gene encoding uncharacterized protein LOC110674464 isoform X1, which translates to MALITVVLVFLHLQSSIYCQTFKENEDCDYKVADIIYPPPLHTTNKNDGSFTDWIPYSSDDSTGDGWLENAFIPMPLWDTGDSTSDNTLILPGLNSNDTSFDLPYDSVHVVEDSGFYRDLPINNSGRYPMRPIAMPAVSHPLNTVSIARRPQIIPLYKGPESADGTMDKMASTTNVKPLKKKKAVSTTTATAITEAAGKIRLRRKRPVSAMPETTTIMMPTMTTRQKLKRKITTTTESFRKRRTTTSSLTD; encoded by the exons ATGGCCTTGATAACAGTTGTTCTAGTTTTCCTTCACCTG CAGTCTTCCATCTACTGTCAAACCTTCAAAGAAAACGAAGATTGCGACTATAAAGTCGCAGACATAATATATCCGCCTCCATTACATACCACTAATAAAAACGACGGATCTTTTACCGATTGGATACCATACTCGTCGGATGATTCAACCGGTGATGGATGGCTTGAAAATGCATTCATTCCAATGCCGCTTTGGGATACTGGTGATTCGACTTCAGACAACACATTAATCCTTCCGGGATTGAACTCAAACGATACTTCCTTTGACCTTCCATATGACAGTGTCCACGTGGTGGAAGACTCCGGATTTTATCGTGATCTGCCTATCAACAATTCGGGCCGTTACCCCATGAGACCCATAGCTATGCCAGCAGTCTCCCATCCCTTGAATACAGTTTCAATTGCTCGACGTCCCCAAATCATACCATTGTACAAGGGACCGGAGTCAGCAGATGGAACGATGGACAAAATGGCTTCAACAACGAATGTAAAGCCGTTGAAGAAAAAGAAAGCTGTAAGCACTACTACGGCCACAGCAATCACTGAGGCAGCAGGAAAAATTAGGCTGAGACGAAAACGACCAGTTTCGGCGATGCCGGAGACCACGACGATCATGATGCCGACGATGACGACTCGTCAAAAGCTGAAACGGAAGATAACCACTACGACTGAATCTTTTAGGAAACGGAGAACAACAACGAGTTCACTGACCGATTGA